The Blastocatellia bacterium nucleotide sequence CCGACCCGGACGGGTGGTGTCGGTTGGCCCGCGCACAGCAGGCTCCCCACGAGCACGATCCCGCCACACAGAGACCATTTAAAATGGGTTGCCGAACGTCGCATGAAGTTGCGTTCTCGGAATTCCCGGCTGGCGGCGAACCAGAATGCCCCAATCGAGCCGCAGCGGTCCGATGGGGGTTTTGATGCGCAACCCGACTCCCACCGTGTGGCTGAAGTCGCTCAGTCGAAAATCGGACACGCGAGCAAATACATTCCCTCCGTCGTAGAAGGCCGCACCATGCAGTCGGAGCGTGCGCACCAGAGGAAATCTCAATTCGCCATTGAGAATGGCCAGGGCATTGCCGCCGATGGGGCGGGTTTGACCCGGACGATTGGGATCGGGAGCACGAGGGCCCGCCTGCTCGAATCCAAATCCCCGCAGCGTCGTTGATCCCCCGGCGAAAAACCGTTCGCTGATGGGGATGGCAAATGAGGAGCCGTATGGCCAGGCCAGCCCCACGCGCACGTCCAGAGCGAAAAACGTGTCGGGAAGAAAAGGAAGCGGGTGCACGCGAGCGTGCTCGCCGTAAAATCGAACAAAACTCTCGCTGCCCCCAAGCGCTCGGGCCACCAGCGAGAGATCGAGCGTCGTCACGTCTCCTTTTGTCGGATCGAGAGGATTATCCCGCATGTCCCGCAAATAAGTGACCGATAGCCGTCCGAGTTGAACCGTTGTATCCTGCCGTCGCAGTTCTTCAGGCTGGGTCACATGAGAGATGATGACGTTGCTGAAATTGTACCGAAAGAAGAGAAACGATTTCTCGGCCAGTCGCTTTTCCACCTGACCGAGGATCGTGGCGCGACTGGCATCGAAAGCCACCTCTTGCTGCCGCTGAAAGAGTATCGAGAAAAGAACCGGCACATCGTGTCCGAAGGGACGGGGATCCGTGTAGGACACCTGCCCGAGCTGCTCCCGGCGGCTCCCTCGAAGTCGGAAACTGCCCGTCCACAGGCGACCGAAGAGGTTCGTGTTCGTGATCTCAAACAATCCGCGGGGTCCGTCGTCGGTGCGAAATCCGAATCCATAGGTCATCTGGTTGCGGGGAGTCTCGCTCACCTCCACGACGACCGTGCGCGCACTCGAGCCCTGGGTCGCCAATGGCGATCGTTCGGCGGTGATGGAGACACGGCGAAAGGCACCGGTGGTGTAGAGATTCTCCTCGCTCTGTTTCAACCGATCGGGCCTGAGCACATCCCCCTCGCGAAAGGTAAGGTAGCGATGAACCGCCGCTTCGGATGTGCGCTCCGTCCCCCGAACGAGGATCCGACCGACGGAGAGCTTCTTCCCTTCGGTCACATGAAAGACGAGCCGGACACGACTCCCCGGCATCTCGACGGTTTCCGGCTTGATCTCGGCCTCGGCATAGCCGCGCTCATGATAGTAGGTGAGAAGTCGTGTCACCGCCTCGCTCACCCGGGTCTCGCTGAAGATGTCGCCCTGCCGAAGTCCGATCTGCTCGCGCAGCTCAGTCTCCGGTTGAGCCGAGGGTCCCACGAGAGCAATTTCGCCGATGGTATATCGAGAACCCGGCTCGACGACATAGACAATGATGAGATCTTCTTTGTTCAGCGTGACCGCCAGGCGACTGGCGACGACGCGGGCGTGGCGGTAACCCTGCTGCCGTAACGCTTCAAGAATGGCTTCTCGGTCGCGCTCCATCAGCTCACGGCTCGTTAACCCACGAGCGAGAAATCCCCCCAGACGCGAACCGG carries:
- the bamA gene encoding outer membrane protein assembly factor BamA, with the protein product MRRIAARFGDPPPSSEAQKAQEHRPATSIVEDFRALTGRSIVGIEVFVGERPVQDPADEVYGALTLRPGQPFRLADVRRLIQHLYDRALASDVIVEVEEKPDGVILRLRLTPQPRIGRVEFEGADPEAVEQILPRLGEVDPGTRLTPRVLDRAAEEIVSWYQAQGFFDCEVTPTVSLADEGRTAHVTFVVKPGSLATVGEVRIVGDLAFDAADLLNRMQTRKGAPYRALALQDDLRLIRQIYLERGYLNPQVSQPRLARDAETNTVSIEIIVRSGPRVRVKVEGLELSPDQQRRLLPLLRQGGLDEATLEEGRLALLDYVQREGFFFARVTVDHTGEGTEQMVTYSVDRGRKYKLQDIRIEGTNTLTWADIAPRAGSRLGGFLARGLTSRELMERDREAILEALRQQGYRHARVVASRLAVTLNKEDLIIVYVVEPGSRYTIGEIALVGPSAQPETELREQIGLRQGDIFSETRVSEAVTRLLTYYHERGYAEAEIKPETVEMPGSRVRLVFHVTEGKKLSVGRILVRGTERTSEAAVHRYLTFREGDVLRPDRLKQSEENLYTTGAFRRVSITAERSPLATQGSSARTVVVEVSETPRNQMTYGFGFRTDDGPRGLFEITNTNLFGRLWTGSFRLRGSRREQLGQVSYTDPRPFGHDVPVLFSILFQRQQEVAFDASRATILGQVEKRLAEKSFLFFRYNFSNVIISHVTQPEELRRQDTTVQLGRLSVTYLRDMRDNPLDPTKGDVTTLDLSLVARALGGSESFVRFYGEHARVHPLPFLPDTFFALDVRVGLAWPYGSSFAIPISERFFAGGSTTLRGFGFEQAGPRAPDPNRPGQTRPIGGNALAILNGELRFPLVRTLRLHGAAFYDGGNVFARVSDFRLSDFSHTVGVGLRIKTPIGPLRLDWGILVRRQPGIPRTQLHATFGNPF